From a single Arachis hypogaea cultivar Tifrunner chromosome 3, arahy.Tifrunner.gnm2.J5K5, whole genome shotgun sequence genomic region:
- the LOC112792810 gene encoding uncharacterized protein: MERGISLKMYYNGQIFPQTSEGVSFVCENPRDIVIPFAITYEEFKSILCQCGDNQVLKRVVNIFYRQPVLVFGGFVQFQMMNVVDEGSMQGMFSIYQQTRAQVSILELYVEFEELVEVDLPEANIDWTVYNSESEEEFEGTYHIVGPTEEVGEDDIIVESNVADVANALASQYPSREPSFMHALDVDAMNAPEFPEYINSNPVVVSDGEFVVGMEFSSRETVIAAIKDYTIRRGVDYRVCESEPTTFYAKCVQYGRSCDWLIRASLIKRKFCWVVRRYNGSHTCTRTRISQDHAKLNSDMIAEVIKPLVEADPSLKVKSIIAEVQSKFNYTTSYRKAWLAKQKAIANLFGGWEASYEALPSWFEAMVQKDPSAAIEIETAPAYQGDEELQANRTGGWDTSVREI; encoded by the exons atggagagaggtattAGTTTGAAAATGTATTATAATGGTCAAATCTTTCCCCAAACATCTGAGGGTGTGAGTTTTGTTTGTGAGAATCCACGTGATATTGTTATTCCTTTTGCAATAACATACGAGGAATTTAAGAGTATACTTTGTCAATGTGGTGATAATCAAGTATTAAAGAGAgtcgttaatattttttatagacaGCCTGTTTTAGTGTTCGGTGGTTTCGTTCAGTTTCAAATGATGAATGTGGTTGACGAAGGAAGTATGCAAGGAATGTTTTCGATCTACCAACAAACACGGGCACAAGTGTCTATTCTTGaattgtatgttgagtttgaagaatTAGTTGAGGTTGATTTACCGGAGGCTAACATCGACTGGACTGTTTATAACAGTGAAAGCGAAGAGGAATTTGAGGGCACCTACCATATTGTTGGTCCAACTGAAGAAGTGGGTGAAGATGATATAATAGTTGAGTCTAACGTAGCAGATGTGGCAAATGCACTGGCGAGCCAATATCCATCTAGAGAGCCTTCTTTCATGCATGCCTTGGATGTAGACGCTATGAATGCACCAGAATTTCCTGAATATATCAATTCAA ATCCTGTTGTTGTTTCGGACGGTGAATTTGTTGTTGGCATGGAATTCAGTTCTAGAGAGACTGTTATTGCAGCAATTAAAGATTATACCATTCGCAGGGGAGTGGATTACCGGGTGTGTGAATCTGAGCCAACGACTTTTTATGCTAAGTGTGTACAATACGGAAGAAGTTGCGATTGGCTTATTAGAGCTAGTCTTATTAAGAGAAAGTTTTGTTGGGTTGTAAGGCGATACAATGGTAGTCACACATGCACTAGAACTAGAATTTCTCAAGATCATGCCAAGCTAAATTCAGACATGATTGCAGAGGTGATAAAGCCATTGGTTGAAGCTGATCCATCTTTGAAAGTGAAATCAATAATTGCTGAAGTGCAGTCAAAATTCAATTATACGACAAGTTACCGCAAAGCATGGCTCGCGAAGCAAAAGGCAATTGCAAACCTTTTTGGTGGTTGGGAAGCTTCTTATGAAGCTTTGCCGTCGTGGTTTGAAGCAATGGTACAAAAAGATCCATCAGCAGCAATCGAGATTGAAACTGCACCAGCATACCAAGGGGATGAG GAGCTGCAAGCCAATCGTACAGGTGGATGGGACACATCTGTACGGGAAATATAA